The DNA region GCTGGCACATTAAGACATCATTATCATAGCATATGGAGAAAACCCTTTCTCTAATGTAGTGCTTTAACAGGATAAAGAACATAGAACTAAAGAGATTTATTCACATATCATATATCAGGTTTTTGATTTCTGACTCTGCTTGGCCGGAAAAGTCACActaatattttcctttccacCTTTAACTTTGATTTTGTTCGGAGCCTGTGCAATGTCATTGCATTCATTTACATCCACAGTTCAATAAACTTCTTGCCAAGATCATGGGCTAAAACATGCTGCTCATAAATTTAAATTAAGCATTGTCTTCAATTCCGCTGTTGGGTCTTCGTAATTTGATTTCACCAAATGTTTACACAGTGTGCAAAGTGAGCAGATGTTTGTGATTGAACAATGTAGTGCAAAAATTTTCCTGGTCTGAAGCAGAGCTGCATcttttccatcagaacagcactGTGTCGTGCATGTGAAGCCACTCTCTGCATAAAACAAGTACAAGTAAAAATCACGGCACCAATTATTCAGTAGAAGGCTCCTACTGCAAATATTTGCTTAGAGTAATCCGAGTGTTGACGTTTTCTTTCGGCCAGGCAGTGTGTGACAGATCAGCAGGTTCTAATTCAAAACGCTTTCATTGTGCCGTACCTCAAACATCCGTGCTGCAGTACAGCGGACCAGTGCTGACGTATGGACCACTCCGTACCACAGGACGGTCAGCAGCAACTCATGATACACAGGGTTGGCACTGTAAGACAGCAAGTCATAAATAATGGCTAATACTAGACGTGTGTCCGATATTGTACAGTTTGAGTGTTATGACTTACCCCAGCTCGACAAAAGAGGCCTTCAGACTGTCAAGAGGTGCATGAGACAGTGATAAGGTTGTCATAACATCCTCTAAGAAACCAACCAACAGCTTGCGATCCTCTTCCTTCAGGGAAATAAAAGAACAGTGCAAGTTACAGGACAACAAGTAGATTCACTCAAAGTTTCAACATAAGCTGAATTAGGCTAAACACGCTGTGTTGAAAGTTACCACAAAAAACAGAACTTCACTATGTGCCGCATCACtttgtgaatgaaaacaaaaaacatgtggTAGCTTGATGTGTTTGGAAATGGATTTTCCCTCGTGACAGAGAACAATAAGACAAAGCGTAAAGTGGTTCCCAATAATCACACTATTACGTACAAGCATATTAACCACAGTACATAGAAGCAGGAATTTAAATGACTCAAGACACAGACTAATTAATCTCGTATGCAACTAACAAAGCTTTAGAAAGACACGACTCTTATGACCCTGTAACTACTATTAGGATACCTGGTTATAACATGTTAGCACTCCAGTGGCATAGATGGGAACTGTGGCTTTGGTAAGAATGCCGTTTCCTGCTGAAGCAtctgtaaaataaaagcacaacttCAGCCCCAGAAATTTAAAACATGCATTCAAGACTAAATTACAGCCATCAAAATGCTTTGCATTTTGTTCAAAAATGCCATATTGTCTTCATCTAGCGCATGCACTGCATTAAGATTTATATACGTGCTTTAACAAGAATAGAATGATGTGATGAAAGGTCACAAAGGCCTAAACACAGGCCGGAcctcaacacaaaacacatttcataaaTGGCCACAATACCAAAGTTTAATTACTTGGCAGCCATGACAGACCAAGCACCTCTTATAACTGCAGAAGCATGTCCGGAACAAAAACAGAGGGGAACACCCTTAGCTGACTGCAAATAGCTTGTTTACATCAACAGCGTCTGTGTCTGAACTCCACCTACCAACACTCGCTTGGGAAACATGAAATCGTACCCTTGCAGACTTGTGTAAATGGTTTCTGCATGTGCAGGTTCTGTAAAAGCTGCTCTTACCAACATTCTCCTCAGATAGCCGGAGAATCTCCTGAAACTGTGGTTTAACCTGGAAGTACCCAAATAACATTAATGAGTGATAGTGATGCTAAAGatgtgtacagtaaacacatctgtTACCATCATGCATCACATTGTTTCACCTTAGTGTTAGTgaagatcttgccaaaggtgcGACAAAACCTCCAGAAAAAGCGAGAGAACTCGTGAACGCAAGTCGAGGAGGTCACATTGATGCGACCCACAATCTCTATGAGCTGAGGAAGGCTGCAGACGAATAGAAAACAGTAAGTGTGCATGATATGATGATTCTTATCGTAAATGCGTACGGTGCATGTCTCACAGTTGATTGACCACCCAAAGCAGGCTGTCCCAGCTGGTGGTCCCCTCGTGCTCCAGCTGGTGGTCATAGAGCAACAGAAGGGCACTCAGCAACTCCCTGCTGCCTATGATGGTAGCCACATCCTGGAGGGGAGAGGCTGGCCTGGGGAACCGGGTCACTACAGCGCCAGAACACTTTTAGTTTTTATGTCCTTTAAAGTTAATTATTTCTACATGTGCATGTTGAGTCGTCCTACCCTCTATTGCAGGTGTGTCTCTGTGGAGTGTGGCTCTGCTGGTGAAGGGTGCATTCTGCAGcaccacagcaaacagaggaggGATGAGAGACTGCAGGGCTGACAGGAACACATGTAGCTTGTGTTCATCCAGACTGTGTTCTCCTTGCTACAGAGAAGAGGATGTAAAGATAATAGGACCAATATGCACAATCATTTGTCatatgaggggaaaaaaagtgctGTTCTGACTGAAGTGGTACTTACTGTAAGCAGCTTTTCGATCCGTGCCAACAGAGAAGGAATGAGAGCAGTGTACAAAGTGCCCAGCTCTGTGGTCCAGGCAGCAAAGGCAGGAATGAAGACCTGGTGGACTGCACTGACCACCCGCTCCGATGGGTCGCCAAGAGACAGAAGCATGAGCTCAAAACCCTGTAGGGAGCAAACATACCATCTCATATCTGTAGCATTTAAAGGATTTACATACGGGGATACATCAACCTCCTGACACACATACCTGGGAGTATTTATCAGGATCATCTATGTAACCCATAATAATTCCGAGACTCTTGACCACAGCTTCCCTGACCATGTCAGCTTTATCCTCAGCAAGCATCTGCTGCAACATGGACAGCACCAGGGAGCTACGGATCTCCTTCTGCAACCACACAGACGTTGAAAAATATCGGTGAATAACAGTCTGAGATTTAACAACAGCCCTTTTTAATTCTGCAGAAGCGATATGTGCTTACAGGCAGGTACGGTGCTAAGGCTCCACAGGACTCAGCCACCAACAACCTTCTCTCCGGATATTTGTGGTTAATCTGCAGCCGgaggaaacaaaagaagaaagaatGTTGAAAGAAACAGCGGAGCAGCGGTTGAACGCGGGGAGAGACGCAGACGGCGTGCAGCCTCCGTggaatggaaacaacacaagtATCATCAACATGCTGACCCTGTGGAAACCACTATTTGTCCTCCCGGGCTTATTCTCAGGCTCCAATCTGCTGACAGCTGTCGGTGCCAGTGTGGCAGATTCTGTTTAGCATAAATATGTAGCACGAGGGGGCACAGGTGGCTACGCAAACAAAACTGATCTCATATATAAGTCAGGGACACTATAGCAAAATGTATGTGTAGTTCCAACATTTAAAGCAAGACAAATAAGTTTGACTCAAACATGCTTCCTAGAAATATTTTTAGGTTGGGTctcaataatttaatttaatagttATTTGGGCAGGAAGGAACAAAGCAATAAATATTATTACTGAGAGGCAGACATTTACCATAATAAACAGTTGTTTCAAACagttacaaaaaaacaaaaaacaaaacctacaGCACTTATCAAATCAAATAATCAAAAGTCATCTCAATCTGCTGGTAGTTAATTTAGGGAGCCTATAGTAAATAGTGCTTGTGCTTCTAAGTGGCAGCTTATCTAACAGCAAAGGCTATGGACCATACCTGCTCCCAGCATTGAGGAAGTAGCTCAGCCTCGACACGAGTGGGACCCACATGCCTTGCAAATGCAACACAGCCCGTCAGGATCATTTGCCTGTAGAGAGACACACGCGCAGGAATATATGAGAACCAACAGTTTGCCTTCATAAAAACTTGTATGTATGCATTTTATCTTATCCACATCCTATAGACCTCTGCTCATCATCTGGCCTCTTAATTAGGTTAAAGAGGATATGAAGGAGCTGGTCTCTCTCTTTAGGCTCTGGGTGAAGGCAGGCAGTGCACAGGATGAGTGGAATCAACTcctaaagacaaagacagagagggcATCTGTTGAGACGACTTCCAGAGGGTCACATTTGCAACACACAGGGGAAGAAACGTCCGTAGGAGTCAAGCAGGTGAGGTGTGGAGGATTAAGGAGTAAAGTAAGGCAGAATGGGATAAGGTGGTTCAACAGCAAAGAAGAAATGCAGAATACACAACACGGGGGTCACAGATCGAGGCTGGAGAAAACACACTTACCATCAATAACTTTCTTGGCATTAAACTTTGACTCATTTGGTTCTAGTGTCAGTAAGTAACATGTACAAACCTGAATACTACACTAATTCCCGTACAGAAATACAGAGTTCAGAGAGAGTTCATGGTCCTTCCAGTCAGAGGGGAGACATCTCAGCTGCCCTTGATTCAGGGCTTGCACAGCCAACTTGTGGTTGGGCCCTACATTCCCGCCACACACCCAAATTAGAGAGTGCACACAGAGTTAAAAATATGCCTTTTACtcaaacaaacttttttttctctaagATATCATGTTTTCCTGGCAAGTGCTGGAAAGACGAGCAAAACCCCAGCAGCACTGGATGGACAGAAGGACCTGCCAGAAAGATGTGGGTAAAGATAGGTCGTAATGAGTAACTTGCCCAACGTTGGTCCAATACTCTGAAGTCAGCGccatgttttctcttttaataTGAGACTTAAGTAGCAGAGGGTCATTTTAAGTGGTTGCATGGCGAGATCAACATGGGCGGACTGACTCCAGGAGTCGAAAGGCCACAAAAGTGTGATATTATATACTTTGAATAATGACCTCCTTGTGGCAGTGAAAACACGACACATCTTCACAGGAGACATGTTTTGGAGGCTCAGTATCACTggtctgaaataaaaacaaatgctgGAATTCCTAATGAACACACATCTAAAATGAAAGAACCCATGATGACCCCGTTCCATTTCTGTGTTCTTCACGGGCGGACAGCGCGACGCCAGAATCCGGACACCAGGGAGGCTGACGCTTCACTTCAAAGCGCAGAGCTTTCTAGTCCAATCACCACTAAACGCTAGTCCGTGCATGCAGTGATACAGTATTCATCGTCTTCACTCCTCCACATGTCtattgttttcagtttttactAGCCACGCTGGCCACAAGGCCTGTCAGTCGCGTCACCACTTTGGTCAACACTAAATAATAAGATTGATGATTGACTGCCATGAAATTATGTACAGACATCGATGGTTCCCGCACAATGAAACCTAACGAATGAGTTAATGGCTGAGACATGTTGGTTGCAtggataataaaaataaattccaaaacaacaaaggacaaaaatattttttctaacAGACTGAAACTAAAAGACTAATGTGCAGTAAAACACCAGTCCAATCAAGGAGACCTGATATAGCTGGCTTCAATGATTGTGGACAGACTTCCTGTGATTTAAACACTGCTTAAACAGTAATTCACATGTCACAGTTTCTGTTACTTGCGATCGGCAGTTTATTTATGACATTATGTTACCACTCAGCACAgtgaataaaaatgtgtttaataattTACAGTATCTGATAAATGAACCAGGTGGCAGGTAGAGCTCTGAAGAAACACTCCACCATTTTAAGTTAACACCTTTTGCACCTAAGAGGACATCGCATTCAAACAAGGTGTGTCTCAGAGCGTGTggtgcttaaaaaaaacaaggtttcaTGGAGGGAAGTGTGAGCAGCTGTGTATGTCGTTCGGCGTGCCTGTGATGTTACGGTGAATCTAACGAACACAGGGCAAAGTACATGCCACTCTAGAAGTAACGTACCCTGAGGTCTTTTTCTGCTATATTTTCATTTTGCGAGTTTTGCGTGGCTGATTTCAACTCCACAACCATGGACATATGCAAAGCAGCTGGAGAACCACTCCAACCAGACTcagctctgtcacacacactacattttTGTCTTGTATCAAGTTTCAACAATGAATGTGCCAATGTTCATATCATTTGTATAAACAGACTGCATGCGTGCTGTTATGGGTAGACAGAACACCTGTGCAGGTGTCCCCATTAAAGCTTGCAACGAGTAACAGCTTATCTATAATGGCGTTACAATCTACTTCCTCTTTACTAAGAAATTAACATTTAGcgcatgaaaataaaagcaaaaaagtgTGAGAACATGGTTTGACTTCATTATgagttaaaacaaataaaatgattaGCGGTATATTGTCataattaaaaagataaaatgttatcagagctgcagcaaacaaaacaattaaTGATAAAGATACACTGGGTTTCAGATTGTAATGTATATTAAACCACCACCCAAGGCTAAAACATTTTCATATACACGCTGAATATCACTGCATGTTAATAGGCTTTGTGTTATTAATCAATGTTCATGTTTCCTTGCAAATAGAaccagaaatgaaaaaaaagctaTTGGTAAATAAAATGTAGCAATTCTGACAAGTCAGAGTCTAAGTGACAGCAGATGCAGCAAAAAGGAGCTGGGTTATTAGCTACATATTTGAGAACCATGCAGATGGGTGCGTGAAAGACTCACCTGGCAAAGGTGTGCAACCATTCTCTAGAAGAGAGGCATGCGTGAGAGTGAGAGAATGAGTGAGACGAAAAGAGAAgagtaaaaagaaaagcagtgaaAGCAATAAGGACAGCAAAATGTGAGTGGGGAGATGGGGACAGCAAAGGGAGAAATTAAACGGTGATGACAATGGTACTAACAAATGCCATCAGAAATAAAGGCAACTATCccaatagatagatagacacaAGTCAGCTGCATCTGGGCAGGTTACTCTTAAATGCACAGGACTCTGTCTTTATAGAGCATAGTGTTATAAGAAATTTACCAGGGACAACTAGGATAAAGATGCGACTTAAAGAATTTGTCCATTATAAACAAATGGCGAACACTTTTGAGTTACTGCCCGTAGACGATGTAGCACTACATCGCAAGTTAGATGAATTTGGGGAATGCCTTGTGGCACAAACCAAGAAGAGGGTGGAGTTGTATAAAAGTAAGTAGAGCCAATTCAACAACAGCAGACGGTTAAATGGGTGAATGACCTGCAAATAATTGACTTGACATGTCTATACCCttaagaaaaactagaaagtAAAatttatacaaaataaaatttacTTTGTTTAGTCAGAATTAATTTAGTGCCCATCTATTCTCTTAAAGCTTTAGCTCGCTGCTGTGTGTATCTATTGCACACCGAGAGAACAAGcatgatgtgatgatgacaaCAATGAGGAGGATAgagggcgggggaggaggagcaagaggagcagcagacgtgAGGTTACCTCTCGTTTAGCAAGAAGGACGTTGGGTACGATGTGAGGGAGACAGCGGCCCAGCATTAGCATGACGCTCTCCTCGCTGTCAGCTATACGCGACACCTGGAAGCGAGGGACATTATGCATGCACTGCATGTAGTCaaaaatcaactttaggattcATATGCTGACAGGAAACGGAGCATGTCCTGACCTCTGCTCCAAGGCGGCTGTCGGAGCACATTCTGCAGAAGGACAGCAGGGCTTGCTGGAAGGCTGGGGATAAGTTCCTATAGACACCACAAATGACAAGGGACCAAATCCAGTCACTCCAGACTGTACCACTTAATCCGCACTCCACAAAAACTCCAGAGATTTCCCTGACCACCCGAAGATTGAGAATAGGACTGGGCCTCCCTGCCACAGAATTCAGCACTGCTACTCTCCCATATGAGTGCTATATATAATGTCCACACGACACTGTAGGAGACCAACAACTGATTACTGGGAGCTGAATATTAACTACTTTTGAAATTATACAAATGAGAACTGAGGAGTAGAAGATGAGTGAGTTACACTGTACATGAATCGTAAATTATGTGTGGAATAGTTCTTAGTAGAACTGTTCCTGAGGAGAAGCCAGAATGCTTATTTCGACACAAGGGGGCAGTCAATGGCTCAATAAATCCTGTTTTCTTCACTGTTAAATATCTCCACCTAATGGATATGTTTAGGAACTACAGAGAAGAAGTGACTGGCTGTACAGTAGATTGtactacatttatttttgtaactTGAAATTAGGCAATATACAGAATTATTACATTGTCTCTCTATGTCTGTATTTCCACTCACCTGTTTGGCTGATCAAATTTAACAGGAGGCTGATTCTTAAGCTTGCTGTGGGACTGCTGATTGGACTGTGAGGTATTGTGGGTCGAGGGATGCGAGTTCCTTTCAGGCTCAGAAGCCCCTCTAATATCCAGGTACTGACCATTATCTGTAGGAAGCTGAGAgcaaaactaaattaaactgaTAATCAAAtatgtgcaaacacactggGACAATATCAACGTGTGCCTCACGCTCTCATTGGATACAATGCAGCAATCTCAAATCAACCATGCAGCCAACACAAATTCAAAACAGCAGCGTACCACAGAGAGAGGGTcaggagaggaagtggaggtgttgttggtggaagaggaggaggggttaGATGTGTTCTGGCTGCCCAAGTCAGGAATAGTTGGAGGTGAAGAAGAGACGGTCCTCTTTAGTGTCTGAATTTCACTGCGAGAGAGATAAGGTAAAAAGAGTGAAGTAGCAAGTGGTCATATAtgtataaacataaataaaataatataaattataatataaatacaacatGTTAGACAACTCTCACCAGTGTCTCAGCCAGACTTAGACATTCATCTATAAAAGTACACGAACATATACAGTGGGCACACACCTCTGCAGCTTCTTGATCTGCTCAGCAAGGCTCTCTTTCTCACTGTTGAGAAGGCTGATCTGGTATTCCA from Betta splendens chromosome 4, fBetSpl5.4, whole genome shotgun sequence includes:
- the relch gene encoding RAB11-binding protein RELCH homolog isoform X2 — translated: MASVNPFNLSDSEDEAERRPNETVDTERSPSDGAPGPPPANPSSPPADAERPTLLLASNRTSPSGGEGISAAAPSAMAGSAETRVSVDVIAAQLLRDQYILTALEFHTELLEAGRELPRLRDYFSNPGNFERQSGTPPAKDQALGPGGALNRANSISTLDSLDFARYSDDGNRESDERVAVLEFELRKAKETIQALRANLTQAAESEVPSQERKNFKSSLEIQEPIRPLEKRALNFLVNEYLLKNEYKLSSITFSDENDDQDFELWDDVGLNIPKPPDLLQLYRNCGTSLPSPRDTVDVSVGVDFSDLSGNCITQDPPKKLDLSQQQQTEVVQELEYQISLLNSEKESLAEQIKKLQSEIQTLKRTVSSSPPTIPDLGSQNTSNPSSSSTNNTSTSSPDPLSVLPTDNGQYLDIRGASEPERNSHPSTHNTSQSNQQSHSKLKNQPPVKFDQPNRNLSPAFQQALLSFCRMCSDSRLGAEVSRIADSEESVMLMLGRCLPHIVPNVLLAKRERMVAHLCQELIPLILCTACLHPEPKERDQLLHILFNLIKRPDDEQRQMILTGCVAFARHVGPTRVEAELLPQCWEQINHKYPERRLLVAESCGALAPYLPKEIRSSLVLSMLQQMLAEDKADMVREAVVKSLGIIMGYIDDPDKYSQGFELMLLSLGDPSERVVSAVHQVFIPAFAAWTTELGTLYTALIPSLLARIEKLLTQGEHSLDEHKLHVFLSALQSLIPPLFAVVLQNAPFTSRATLHRDTPAIEVTRFPRPASPLQDVATIIGSRELLSALLLLYDHQLEHEGTTSWDSLLWVVNQLLPQLIEIVGRINVTSSTCVHEFSRFFWRFCRTFGKIFTNTKVKPQFQEILRLSEENVDASAGNGILTKATVPIYATGVLTCYNQEEDRKLLVGFLEDVMTTLSLSHAPLDSLKASFVELGANPVYHELLLTVLWYGVVHTSALVRCTAARMFELVLRGMSEALVDRRAAPALITLCSGPEFSVRISTIPAFGTIMETVTQRELLERVKMQLASFLEDPQYQDQHSLHMEIIRTFGRVGPNAEPRFRDEFVLPHLHKLALANNSQAIESKRIDIATQLFEAYSALSCCFISEEVMVTHFLPGLRCLRADMEQFSPEHEVILSSMIKECEIKVENRAMADAQGSMSIASSLVGEDAKTKFLSKMGQLTTSGAMLANVFQRKK